The following proteins are encoded in a genomic region of Cricetulus griseus strain 17A/GY chromosome 7, alternate assembly CriGri-PICRH-1.0, whole genome shotgun sequence:
- the Rpl23a gene encoding 60S ribosomal protein L23a isoform X1, which yields MAPKAKKEVTFPSLSAPAPPKAEAKAKALKAKKAVLKGVHSHKKKKIRTSPTFRRPKTLRLRRQPKYPRKSAPRRNKLDHYAIIKFPLTTESAMKKIEDNNTLVFIVDVKANKHQIKQAVKKLYDIDVAKVNTLIRPDGEKKAYVRLAPDYDALDVANKIGII from the exons ATGGCGCCGAAAGCGAAGAAGGAAG ttacctttccttctctctcagctcctgcccctcccaaaGCCGAAGCCAAAGCGAAGGCCTTGAAAGCCAAGAAGGCAGTGCTGAAAGGCGTCCACAGCCACAAAAAGAAGAAGATCCGCACGTCACCCACCTTCCGGCGGCCCAAGACCCTGCGGCTCCGGAGGCAGCCCAAATACCCGCGAAAGAGCGCGCCCAGGAGAAACAA GCTTGACCACTATGCCATTATCAAATTCCCCCTGACCACTGAGTCAGCCATGAAGAAGATAGAAGACAACAACACACTTGTGTTCATTGTGGACGTCAAGGCCAACAAGCACCAGATCAAACAGGCTGTGAAGAAGCTCTATGACATTGATGTGGCCAAAGTCAACACCCTCATAAG GCCTGACGGAGAGAAGAAGGCATACGTTCGCTTGGCTCCTGATTATGATGCTCTGGATGTTGCCAACAAA attggGATCATCTAA
- the Rpl23a gene encoding 60S ribosomal protein L23a isoform X2 has protein sequence MAPKAKKEAPAPPKAEAKAKALKAKKAVLKGVHSHKKKKIRTSPTFRRPKTLRLRRQPKYPRKSAPRRNKLDHYAIIKFPLTTESAMKKIEDNNTLVFIVDVKANKHQIKQAVKKLYDIDVAKVNTLIRPDGEKKAYVRLAPDYDALDVANKIGII, from the exons ATGGCGCCGAAAGCGAAGAAGGAAG ctcctgcccctcccaaaGCCGAAGCCAAAGCGAAGGCCTTGAAAGCCAAGAAGGCAGTGCTGAAAGGCGTCCACAGCCACAAAAAGAAGAAGATCCGCACGTCACCCACCTTCCGGCGGCCCAAGACCCTGCGGCTCCGGAGGCAGCCCAAATACCCGCGAAAGAGCGCGCCCAGGAGAAACAA GCTTGACCACTATGCCATTATCAAATTCCCCCTGACCACTGAGTCAGCCATGAAGAAGATAGAAGACAACAACACACTTGTGTTCATTGTGGACGTCAAGGCCAACAAGCACCAGATCAAACAGGCTGTGAAGAAGCTCTATGACATTGATGTGGCCAAAGTCAACACCCTCATAAG GCCTGACGGAGAGAAGAAGGCATACGTTCGCTTGGCTCCTGATTATGATGCTCTGGATGTTGCCAACAAA attggGATCATCTAA